In the genome of Aricia agestis chromosome 4, ilAriAges1.1, whole genome shotgun sequence, the window catagtctcatgattaccatctatcaatgttcttttcgatgaggccgttaatatgagcccaaacatgaaacctccactttgggttcatacgaagctcggttcctatagaatctaggtgatgctgcagcagcagcatgaaaatatttactatttatctacttcttactggttgtcgctattaaaatgagcccaaacacgaaacctctgctctaagttggcgaggagttggatatcctattcaTTACCAGGttatgctgcagcaccaggtcaactttccattattatgtgtatacgtaatacgtttattgtatattcacaaatgtcacgaactagaatgaaatatataaaCCCATTAAACGAccacaagttgctaacggcccttcatgaaccagataaaccctgattgtccagcactaaggaggctgatgatgatgaattatagctaagaacactctcgatcatatcagctttcaaacaaaaaaaactagatcaaaatcggtccatccgtttggatgctacgatgccacggacagatacacacacagacaaacagacagacagacagacacgtcaaacttataacacccctcttttttgtcgggggttaaaaatatttaaacagaaaaaaaaatatacagacctTGTATGGTTATGTTTAGTTTGTtgcttttcttttctttgtctCGAATTTACgaatcaaagacaaagatagAGCATTTTAATAGttatattgatatttatttttgtaagcaaCTTCTTCCTCTTGTCCTCCATCcttgttatttttgttacagatcCTTATAGATGTAAAAGCATACCTGATGAAGCAACCTTCACTAGTAGACATAAATGTACCAGAGGACCAGAAGTTTACAGTTTGTGGAGACATCCACGGCCAGTTTTACGATCTTATgaacattttcaaattgaaCGGTCTACCGTCTCCACAGAATCCATACCTGTTTAACGGTGATTTTGTTGATCGGGGATCTTTCAGTGTAGAATGTATATTCACACTGTTCAGCTTTAAATTGTTATATCCGGATCACTTTTTCATGTCCAGaggtaaattttattaaattttttaagacTCGTACGTAATAATTTCAGTTTACGTATTAAACATCTCTTTCAACTTTAGATCTTCTTGTGTTAATCTACTATGTGTATTAAAATGACACAATAAtgagatatataatattaatctacACTTTTACAAGAGGAccatagaaaataaaaatataaatcataaatatttatcaGATATTCTAGTGTTGTATCACTGCTAaaccttaagagtccgggtgccatcgaaattctcataaaAAACGTAATTCAATAGATGACACAGACAGATTTTCTGCttaacttatatattataatattatatttttgattacatggaaatatttgtaatatttcAGGGAACCACGAGACCTTAGACATGAACAGGGTGTATGGTTTCCGAGGGGAAGTGACCTCCAAGTACACCTCACAGATGGCAGATCTCTTCACCGAGGTATACAACTGGCTACCGCTCGCCCACTGCATAAACAACAGAGTGCTAGTCATGCACGGCGGGCTGTTCTCCAAAGATGATGTCATGTTGGACGACATTAGGAAGGTGGAGAGAAATCAGCAGCCGCCTGAGGATGGTAAGTGTTGAAAATCTTTACTTTGTATAATAGCTAATTGTGTATTAATAATTTCTAGTAATTTCCTAATAGTGCTATAGGTTCTAGGTGGAAATTCAGGCTTAAGAAAACTCGAAATTAGAGTATAATGattaatgtataatattggatatagttaaagaaattgtCTTGttttagtattgtttatttacTTATGGTAGCATATCATATTTTGACTTTAATCAGCTGTTTTTGGCTTAACACTACATAACAacataagtattaagtaaaaattattcttaagttcatttttttaatacctaatatattatgtataagtatattgtataatttccAGGTATAATGTGCGAGTTGCTCTGGTCTGACCCTCAACCTATGGCCGGTCGGGCGCCGTCCAAGCGTGGCGTCGGCTGCCAGTTCGGCCCCGACGTCACCGCCAACTTCCTGCAGCGGAACCGCCTGGACTACATCATCAGGAGCCACGAGGTTAAGAACGACGGGTACGAGGTGGCGCACGACGGCAAGTGCATCACGGTGTTCTCCGCGCCCAACTACTGGTGAGTGTAGCGCCTGGACTATGTCACCTGCAGCCAGCGCCTGGACTATATCATCAGGAGCCACGAGGTCAAGAACGACGGGTACGAGGTGGCGCACGACGACAAGTGCATCACGGTGTTCTCCGCGCCCAACTACTGGTGAGTGTAGCGCCTGGGCTATGTCACCTGCAGCCAGCGCATAGACTACACCGCCTGCCACCAGGATTTTAACGACCGCAAACATCATTATTTGCTACTGCTTGAACTATTTGACTTTGGTACTGTATCTACTGCCAATTGTTATTGATAGATGTAGTTGCTGCCTGAACACCATTATCAAGATTTTATTGAGTGGAATCTTTGAGGGTTTTATTTGGAAGATTGAAGAATGagaatttgttgttattttACCCTGTGTTGAGATTTTTTACTTTACGACCTCAATAGtgtatttacaaataatatgaGCCATATGGTCGTTATTTTGTACCTATATCttacttgtcaaaaaaaaaaacaaattgtatttTCAGTGACACAATGGGTAACCTCGGCGCTTTCATCACGATGAACGGCAAGGACCTCACACCTAACTTCACTACTTATAAAGCGGTGGTAagtttaattattgttcttatGTTTTAAATTCACGAATGCTTATTTCTTATGCTAGTAGATGAGGAGACTATAAAAACGGTATAAATAGTTTAtagaaaaatactttaatttcaTATCATGCTACGGGAATGTTTTGGCGCTAACAAATATTATAGCAGCGTATCGACGCGtgataatgtaaataattatatggACAGGCCCCGAAAACCGAGCAGCATGCGGCGTACTAGACAgcttatccatataaatctTTACATTGTcacgcgccgctcccgcccctCTGCCCACTAGTTTCGAGACTTCAGCCTAAGAGTTCGACCGAAAATCGTATTTTTCATATCCTTAGTATTTTCGAATAACAATTTATGGAGCCAACAGGATTACCTTTATTCTAagctaataaatttatttatatagatagttATCTATATATCAATGATGACTGCCAATGATAGGGTAGTTCGTCCTGTTTACTTTGATTGAATCTTTTCATTGTATTTTCCAGCCACATCCGGACGTGCAGCCGATGGCATATGCGCACTCCTTCCTCAACATGATGTGCCAATGATCCGCATGGCAATAGACCACAGGTCTACGATGTAAAATAAACACTAGATAGACTAACTAGGTAAAATAATTAGGTGCGCAATATTCTAAAACCTGTAAGGACGGTAATCACAGTATAAATGCATACAGTAGAGTTACAGTGTCCTTGAAATCATACTGACTCGATACTGCAGTATTTTGCTACTGTAGGCTAGAAGTTCAAGAAGAGAactccgtcttaaaaggccggcaactcttctgatgttgggagggttcatgggcgacggcagttgatttccatcaggtaacccgtttactcgtttgccgcttaaataataaaaatgctaGTCCGATTCAGGCTGACTTGTATGAACAGTCTGTatctactgtataatatatttatactgtggtagtgtcttattaagtttttaatcGAACTAGATATTGCTTGAGGCACGCAGGGTATTGTCACATGCAGGTTGTATAGCAATAAGACTATAGTCTACTCTCGTTCACAAGACAGTAGAGAGGGATAAATCACTCAATTTATGTCATTCAAACCATTTTTTAAAGAGTAAAATTGGCTTACTTTAGTATTAAAATGCTTACAGTattccaaggctttaaatgaatgtgtcagtgggcgctgctggtaaaggagaactgtcaaaatgacgtttttgtatgctagaagcgttagttccttttctcgccacgttcataaacagccttgtcgaactgtactatGATTGAAAAGAAAGCTTATGTACCTTTTTGACTTTACTGTCTTCGCAACGCGAGCGGACTATGATACAAAATGTACTCTTTTTCAAGATGGCATTGTTAACAATCCGTGAAACGGAACTCGCGAATGAAACCAGTGAGAAACAGAGGAGTTCAGTATTACATAAGAGTTACAATTTTGCTCAAGCCGTTTTGAATatcacaataatatacaatatactcaGAACATAAGGCACACAcattataattatgatttacataatatgcttatatacttacttacatcatgtaataatttaccgattaatattttaacacccTTCCTTAAAATGCAACGGATATCTTCTATCTTTCTCTAACACATTGAAAATGTCACCACATAGATAAAGACAACAACATTGAGTAATCCGCTATGAATTGTATGAGTAAGGCTATCTTATGTATGGAGTGCCAAAATTTGCACTATTTAGCGATGCTTattctagtttttattttatatctggGCTACAGCCCTGTGGGGTATGTATACGTATTTAACAATACCACCGTACGAACAAAGTAGACAGAGAGATATATCTTCTATCTCATACGAGGAATACAGTAGTCTGAGGAAACGAGACGGCATGACATTTTTGTTTCATGCTAACAACACGTATAGAAAAGTTTTAatcgtaaaattattttttaatgattctGAAAATGTATTCGCTTAGGTAGGTGTCAGTTGCCATTTcaactttattttattgatttgttaaaataaatttatgttatttttacattaattttatttgatcgctaatgttaaataattaaaactggTATTTCAGTTTAGAaccttataaataattttcaaggtattttttagagtttatgTTTAAAAAGACATTTGCATTTATTCAAATATAACAAAGTATTTATTATCTGTAGGCCTTTAACACTTGCATTTTTCACATCCAAAACCTctaataatgtttaaataataagacgacaaacaatacaaaataatcAAATTATAGATCGTTATTTGCCTATCTGCCATGCATAATAGGTCTACCAGCATGGTTAAACTGAATGTAACTTAAAtgaatatcatattattgtaatatttcttCTCCTTTTATTGTGGTAGTAACCTGGTGAaggtacacataataatataggtactttAACCCTTACTAATAAGAATGTCTACACATACGTTATAGTAACATGATTATTAATTTGTCCTTGTCAACAATAAGGCAGGCAGCAACTCTTATGTTacgagagtccat includes:
- the LOC121726275 gene encoding serine/threonine-protein phosphatase 5, with the protein product MANSEVSAEVNEAGEKVVTQEDIEAAEKLKNEANTFFKNQHYNEAIELYSKAIEKNPKSAVMYANRSIANMRMENFGYALSDASKAIELDRTYTKAYYRRAAAYMSLGKYKLALKDFEFVTQARPNDQDAKMKYNECNKIVKKIAFEKAISVDKKEVNIADSINLDSMTIEEEYTGPSLEDGKVTLKFVTDLMEHYVAQKKLHRKYAYKILIDVKAYLMKQPSLVDINVPEDQKFTVCGDIHGQFYDLMNIFKLNGLPSPQNPYLFNGDFVDRGSFSVECIFTLFSFKLLYPDHFFMSRGNHETLDMNRVYGFRGEVTSKYTSQMADLFTEVYNWLPLAHCINNRVLVMHGGLFSKDDVMLDDIRKVERNQQPPEDGIMCELLWSDPQPMAGRAPSKRGVGCQFGPDVTANFLQRNRLDYIIRSHEVKNDGYEVAHDGKCITVFSAPNYCDTMGNLGAFITMNGKDLTPNFTTYKAVPHPDVQPMAYAHSFLNMMCQ